One Hevea brasiliensis isolate MT/VB/25A 57/8 chromosome 5, ASM3005281v1, whole genome shotgun sequence genomic region harbors:
- the LOC131179931 gene encoding CASP-like protein 2B1, with the protein MSYLGVGVSPGNVPVYHDTNLKVIDRRMRIAELVLRCLICGLGVLAVLVGADTQVKEIFSIQKKAKFTDMKALVFLVITNAIAAAYSFLQGARCLVGMIGGSVLFSRLLAWAIFSGDQVMAYLTIVAIAAATQSAVFAKLGQSELQWMKTCNMYGKFYHQVGEGTTSVLFG; encoded by the exons ATGAGTTATTTGGGTGTTGGTGTTAGTCCTGGGAATGTGCCTGTGTATCATGATACCAATTTGAAGGTTATTGATAGAAGGATGAGGATTGCAGAGCTGGTTTTGAGGTGTTTGATTTGTGGCTTGGGAGTTCTTGCTGTCCTTGTTGGAGCAGATACCCAAGTTAAAGAAATATTTTCAATTCAAAAGAAAGCTAAATTCACTGACATGAAAGCTCTCGT CTTTTTGGTGATAACAAATGCGATAGCTGCCGCCTATTCCTTTCTCCAAGGAGCGCGTTGTCTTGTGGGTATGATTGGAGGAAGTGTGCTCTTCAGCAGGCTCTTAGCATGGGCAATCTTCTCAGGAGATCAG GTGATGGCTTATCTAACTATAGTAGCTATTGCTGCTGCTACACAATCTGCAGTGTTTGCAAAATTGGGACAGTCTGAGCTACAATGGATGAAGACATGCAATATGTATGGAAAATTCTATCACCAAGTTGGGGAGGGAACAACAAGTGTACTTTTTGGTTAG